A region from the bacterium genome encodes:
- a CDS encoding tetratricopeptide repeat protein — MQRKVSITIFAVILSMAANIFAQEKTSKLLPDEVGGSFIATRQDQTTRNAPGPGAGPGFSLYAKYNLNPRMFFTVGAGYVSATDNIMRFDKEKVSLFPMAELRFGYNIMSGKFSPYVNAGIMGFKSVYTDKLANTTTNMRYDPAFTGGLGMSYKLNKQLSLNAGGDIAYAFMSTTSGNVGKPIFWMAKAGVSYALGKSTKKAKGEEIEYPVDNNELAIDDLFKMNSDDNTSGKKKSTVKSGNKSEDDALALLFGESEQSGSDVNAGTSTTKSADNYNSSAETSNYSRPRNANELIARVEQLQAEIDRNRREVDNLKSKVSENERTLAQVSGKVAGQYAGIEQSSAGRVSDNSFKSNYKQALQYFYNRNYKETIRMMRSLLSSNPDNRLASNCQYWIGESLNAMGDYRSAVQAFNSVLSYRKSYKFDDALLMAGLCSLKLGDKSTARERFQKLVSKYPDSEYAPKAMRYLGRL, encoded by the coding sequence ATGCAGAGGAAAGTTAGTATTACGATATTTGCCGTGATTTTGAGCATGGCAGCAAATATTTTTGCGCAGGAGAAGACAAGTAAACTTCTACCTGACGAAGTAGGCGGTAGCTTTATAGCAACACGCCAGGATCAGACAACAAGAAATGCTCCGGGCCCCGGTGCAGGCCCTGGATTCTCCCTGTATGCAAAGTACAACCTGAACCCAAGGATGTTTTTTACAGTAGGTGCAGGTTATGTTTCTGCAACTGATAATATTATGAGATTTGATAAGGAAAAAGTGTCTCTCTTTCCAATGGCTGAACTGCGGTTCGGTTATAATATAATGTCAGGGAAATTTTCACCATATGTAAATGCCGGAATTATGGGATTCAAATCTGTTTATACAGATAAACTCGCAAATACAACCACAAATATGAGATACGATCCAGCATTTACTGGCGGGCTTGGTATGAGTTATAAATTGAATAAGCAGTTATCCCTGAATGCAGGTGGAGATATAGCTTATGCATTTATGAGCACTACATCGGGAAATGTTGGAAAACCTATCTTTTGGATGGCAAAAGCTGGCGTAAGTTATGCACTCGGCAAATCAACGAAGAAAGCCAAAGGCGAAGAGATAGAATATCCGGTTGACAATAATGAACTTGCAATTGACGATCTGTTTAAAATGAATTCCGATGACAATACTTCAGGAAAGAAAAAATCAACTGTTAAATCTGGTAATAAAAGTGAAGATGATGCCCTTGCACTTCTTTTCGGGGAATCCGAACAATCCGGAAGTGATGTAAATGCAGGAACCTCAACAACTAAATCTGCTGATAATTACAATAGTTCTGCAGAGACATCAAATTATTCAAGGCCGAGAAATGCAAATGAACTAATTGCACGGGTTGAGCAGCTTCAGGCTGAAATTGACAGGAACAGAAGAGAAGTTGATAACCTGAAAAGTAAAGTATCGGAAAATGAGCGCACACTTGCTCAGGTTTCAGGCAAAGTCGCAGGCCAATATGCAGGTATTGAGCAAAGCTCAGCTGGCAGAGTAAGTGATAACAGTTTTAAATCCAATTATAAACAGGCTTTGCAATACTTCTATAATAGAAATTACAAAGAGACAATCCGAATGATGCGCAGCCTGCTTTCTTCAAATCCGGATAACCGGCTTGCAAGTAATTGTCAGTACTGGATTGGCGAGAGCTTAAATGCTATGGGTGATTATCGCAGTGCGGTTCAGGCATTTAATTCGGTTTTGTCGTACAGAAAGTCATACAAATTTGATGATGCGCTTTTAATGGCAGGCCTCTGCTCTCTAAAACTTGGTGATAAAAGCACTGCACGGGAAAGATTCCAGAAACTTGTCAGTAAGTATCCGGATAGTGAATACGCACCAAAAGCCATGAGATATCTTGGCAGATTATAA
- the malQ gene encoding 4-alpha-glucanotransferase, translating to MENRKSGLLLHITSLPSKFGIGDLGPSAYKFVDFLKEAGQHFWQILPLNPTDLYHDNSPYRSVSAFAFNTLLISPEFLVHDGLVDSDDININIDKNRIDYKKVTSWKQGVFEKAFSKFSLLKNETEFEEFCIKNQSWLEDFALFTALKEHFKGKSWIEWPDPLKNRNKEILSKMRNELGSGIMKVKFLQYIFYKQWNQLKKYCNDNGVEIIGDIPIYVTLDSSDVWTNSELFKLDENKNPIKVAGVPPDYFSKTGQLWSNPVYRWDIMKKNRYKWWIDRVRHNENIFDIFRIDHFRGFIAFWEVDAKEDTAKNGTWVKAPAKDFFRTLTAELPGLKIIAEDLGSITPDVVEIIDIFNFPGMRVIQFAFGKNFPKSEHLPDNVITNCLFYTGTHDNNTVKGWFKKETDKKQRRRVSEYAGQKVTKKNVADIMIKLVMDSKANICIIPVQDILSLDEKSRMNIPAINRGNWRWKLKEGQLENTIVAQLSKMVKIYRRK from the coding sequence ATGGAAAACAGAAAAAGCGGCCTTCTCCTTCATATAACCTCTCTGCCGTCTAAGTTCGGCATAGGAGATTTGGGCCCTTCGGCATATAAATTTGTGGATTTCTTAAAAGAGGCAGGCCAGCATTTTTGGCAGATTTTACCTTTAAATCCAACTGACCTTTATCACGATAATTCACCATACCGCAGTGTTTCGGCATTTGCATTTAACACTCTTTTAATTAGCCCTGAGTTTTTGGTGCACGACGGGCTTGTTGATTCTGATGATATTAATATCAATATTGATAAAAACAGAATTGATTATAAAAAAGTCACATCCTGGAAGCAGGGGGTTTTTGAGAAAGCATTTTCGAAATTTTCTTTATTAAAAAATGAAACAGAGTTTGAAGAATTCTGCATTAAAAATCAGTCATGGTTGGAAGATTTTGCTCTTTTTACTGCTTTAAAAGAACATTTTAAGGGCAAGTCGTGGATTGAATGGCCTGATCCTTTAAAAAACCGCAACAAAGAGATTTTGTCAAAAATGCGTAATGAACTCGGATCAGGAATCATGAAAGTAAAGTTCCTCCAATATATTTTTTATAAGCAGTGGAACCAGTTAAAGAAATACTGTAATGATAATGGAGTAGAGATAATCGGAGATATCCCGATTTATGTGACACTTGACAGTTCAGACGTGTGGACGAATTCCGAGCTTTTTAAACTTGACGAAAATAAAAATCCGATTAAAGTTGCAGGCGTACCGCCTGATTATTTCAGTAAAACCGGCCAGTTATGGAGTAATCCTGTTTACAGATGGGATATCATGAAAAAAAACAGGTACAAGTGGTGGATTGACAGGGTACGCCACAATGAAAATATATTTGATATATTCAGGATTGACCATTTTAGAGGATTTATTGCCTTTTGGGAAGTTGATGCTAAGGAAGATACGGCAAAGAACGGAACATGGGTTAAGGCTCCGGCAAAAGATTTTTTTCGTACTCTGACCGCTGAATTGCCCGGGCTAAAGATAATTGCAGAGGATTTAGGATCTATAACTCCTGATGTCGTAGAAATAATTGATATTTTTAATTTTCCGGGTATGCGTGTTATACAATTCGCTTTCGGAAAGAATTTTCCGAAGAGTGAGCATTTACCGGATAATGTGATTACAAACTGTTTATTCTATACAGGAACTCACGATAATAACACTGTTAAGGGCTGGTTTAAAAAAGAGACTGATAAAAAGCAGCGCAGAAGAGTTTCTGAATATGCAGGGCAAAAAGTTACAAAGAAAAATGTAGCAGATATTATGATAAAACTTGTAATGGATTCAAAAGCAAATATCTGCATTATTCCGGTGCAGGATATTCTTTCACTTGATGAAAAAAGCAGGATGAATATTCCTGCAATAAATAGAGGTAATTGGAGATGGAAGCTGAAAGAGGGGCAGTTAGAAAATACCATTGTTGCTCAATTATCAAAGATGGTGAAAATTTATCGCAGGAAATAA
- a CDS encoding DUF4252 domain-containing protein — MKRTVFLTGLLSVIFIVTGLFAQDTDITRLPGYINLEKIKIPKSASEITDISIGPGLLKLLSGTSSDSSMKKGISGIMSIRVKSFEIDDSEAGKLLKQLQEIIRKVEKDKWESIVKVKSKDEFTNISVKMNSGKPVGLLILSYEAGDKVTLVNVCGKGIDLNAIKNMGMDLGGYEDKLDSLDMNF; from the coding sequence ATGAAAAGGACTGTATTTTTAACCGGACTATTAAGTGTGATATTTATAGTAACCGGATTATTTGCTCAGGATACTGATATAACAAGATTGCCCGGATACATTAATTTGGAAAAGATCAAGATTCCAAAATCGGCATCGGAAATTACTGATATTTCTATCGGCCCCGGTTTGTTAAAATTACTTTCCGGTACAAGTTCGGATTCAAGTATGAAAAAAGGGATTTCCGGAATTATGTCAATAAGGGTGAAATCTTTTGAGATAGATGATTCGGAAGCAGGTAAATTGTTAAAACAGCTTCAGGAAATTATCCGAAAAGTTGAAAAGGATAAATGGGAATCCATAGTCAAAGTTAAAAGCAAGGATGAATTTACAAACATCAGCGTTAAAATGAATTCGGGAAAACCTGTCGGGCTTTTAATTCTTTCTTACGAAGCCGGAGATAAGGTTACACTTGTTAATGTCTGCGGTAAAGGGATTGACCTGAATGCAATAAAAAACATGGGCATGGACCTTGGCGGATATGAAGATAAGCTTGACAGCCTGGATATGAATTTTTAA
- a CDS encoding small multi-drug export protein, with product MMLENLVHIFKSLPKEAVTALIATLPIFELRGAIPWALSAPPIGGGLSWQSAYLFAVIGNFIPVIPILLLLEPVAKVVRKVKIGDSFLNWLFARTRKKSGVIEKYEALGLIIFVGIPLPVTGAWTGAIAAFIFGIPLKYSIPCIIAGILLAGVIVTLASLGVINFIGVIGNGA from the coding sequence ATGATGCTTGAGAACCTTGTTCATATTTTTAAATCTCTTCCGAAAGAAGCTGTTACCGCATTGATTGCAACTCTTCCGATTTTTGAATTAAGAGGAGCAATACCCTGGGCACTGTCAGCTCCTCCCATAGGAGGAGGGCTTTCATGGCAGAGTGCGTACCTTTTTGCAGTAATAGGAAATTTTATACCTGTTATTCCGATTCTTCTGCTCCTTGAACCTGTTGCAAAGGTTGTACGGAAGGTTAAGATAGGGGACAGTTTTTTAAACTGGCTTTTTGCAAGAACAAGAAAAAAGAGCGGAGTTATTGAAAAGTACGAAGCCCTTGGGCTCATAATATTTGTGGGTATTCCTCTTCCTGTTACAGGAGCGTGGACAGGTGCAATAGCGGCATTTATTTTTGGGATTCCTCTTAAGTATTCAATCCCGTGCATTATTGCAGGAATTCTTCTTGCAGGGGTTATTGTTACTCTTGCATCTTTGGGAGTTATAAATTTTATCGGTGTTATAGGAAACGGGGCGTAG
- a CDS encoding S9 family peptidase, whose protein sequence is MQKKKSPCTPNVKTVFILLIISVLLTANSAFPQKADSLAVNLKKEITRFVESTRSARIYDFQVSPDRKIIAFTVSEPVKDFKTKTNIWLYDLSLKKAERFTGSHKSDNRPRWTPDSKKLMFLSNRNDKRQIYRISLNRGEAEPLTKSKTSIRSFELSSDGKYIAFLTGKKEDKKKDTKDDAFVEDYDETPSVLKLFEIKTKKTTDLITGKWRISEYRWIPGKEKLLISATQNIFPELLTNNIYILDIKTNKMELLITPPRPFSNIKISPDTKKIAFLGARNNGLDEYDIFITGFKKCNPVNLTINKIDHQVNNFVWIDNNHILASVQNGFTNSFYKISVKGKAELMGTPQTNPSRSFCYSGGKLLFTGSDFTEASEIYISEDFKSCKKISSFNAAWDTLNLIEPEIIKYKSFDGKMIEASIYKPVGYKQEDSYPAVINVHGGPSGRFARRLDSWAQVLAKKGFVVLCPNIRGSSGYGYDFMAIIKKDWGGIDFKDVIAGTDYIVSKGIADKEKLGIGGWSYGGYMSAWAVTQTNMFKAAVSGAPVIDLAVEYGSETPGINPYDTWYLGTPYENLDDFIRMSPITYVKNVKTPTLILCGENDVIDPIAQCSQFYRGLKRYGVETRFVRYPRENHGFREKQHRVDVLYRMLMWFDKYLNKGPTLIDGPFCRGGEI, encoded by the coding sequence ATGCAAAAGAAAAAATCACCCTGCACACCTAATGTAAAAACTGTTTTTATTCTGCTTATCATTTCCGTACTTCTTACTGCAAATTCTGCATTCCCGCAGAAAGCAGACTCTTTGGCAGTAAATTTAAAAAAGGAAATTACACGTTTTGTGGAATCAACAAGAAGCGCAAGAATTTACGATTTTCAGGTTAGCCCTGACAGAAAAATTATTGCGTTTACTGTTTCCGAGCCTGTTAAGGATTTCAAAACAAAAACCAATATCTGGCTTTATGATTTATCTTTAAAAAAAGCTGAAAGATTTACAGGTTCACATAAATCGGATAACCGGCCACGCTGGACACCTGACAGCAAAAAACTTATGTTTTTATCCAACCGTAATGATAAAAGACAGATTTACCGGATTTCATTAAACCGCGGAGAAGCAGAACCGCTGACAAAAAGCAAGACCAGCATCCGCTCATTTGAATTATCTTCTGACGGAAAGTACATTGCTTTTCTTACAGGTAAAAAGGAAGATAAGAAAAAGGATACTAAAGACGATGCTTTTGTTGAAGATTATGACGAAACTCCATCGGTTTTGAAACTTTTTGAAATCAAAACCAAAAAGACAACAGATTTAATTACAGGCAAATGGCGTATTTCAGAATACAGATGGATACCTGGAAAAGAAAAATTATTAATATCAGCGACTCAAAACATCTTTCCGGAACTTTTAACAAACAACATTTACATTCTGGATATTAAAACAAATAAAATGGAGCTGTTAATAACTCCGCCCAGGCCCTTTTCAAATATAAAAATATCTCCTGACACAAAAAAAATCGCCTTCCTCGGTGCAAGAAACAACGGCCTTGATGAATATGATATTTTTATTACGGGCTTTAAAAAATGCAACCCTGTAAATCTTACAATAAATAAAATTGACCATCAGGTTAATAATTTTGTCTGGATTGACAACAATCATATCCTTGCAAGCGTTCAAAACGGATTTACAAACTCTTTTTATAAAATTTCCGTAAAAGGTAAAGCCGAATTAATGGGCACTCCCCAAACAAATCCATCAAGGTCTTTCTGTTATTCAGGCGGCAAATTACTGTTTACAGGGAGTGATTTTACAGAAGCTTCCGAGATTTATATTTCCGAGGATTTTAAATCGTGCAAAAAAATAAGTAGTTTTAATGCTGCATGGGATACGCTAAATCTGATTGAACCTGAAATAATAAAATATAAAAGTTTTGACGGAAAAATGATAGAAGCGTCTATTTATAAACCTGTTGGATATAAACAGGAGGACTCTTACCCTGCTGTTATAAATGTACACGGAGGCCCGTCCGGGCGTTTTGCAAGAAGGCTTGATTCCTGGGCTCAGGTTCTGGCTAAAAAGGGTTTTGTTGTACTGTGCCCCAATATCCGGGGATCTTCAGGGTACGGGTACGATTTTATGGCGATAATTAAAAAAGACTGGGGCGGAATAGATTTTAAGGATGTTATTGCAGGAACTGACTATATTGTTTCTAAAGGCATTGCAGACAAAGAAAAGCTGGGTATCGGCGGATGGTCTTACGGCGGGTACATGAGTGCCTGGGCAGTAACACAGACAAACATGTTTAAAGCAGCAGTATCAGGAGCGCCTGTTATTGATCTTGCAGTTGAATACGGGTCAGAAACACCTGGTATTAATCCTTATGACACCTGGTATCTTGGCACTCCGTACGAGAATCTCGATGATTTTATCCGCATGTCTCCCATAACTTATGTTAAAAACGTTAAAACACCCACCTTGATTTTATGCGGAGAAAATGACGTTATTGACCCCATAGCCCAATGCAGCCAGTTTTACAGGGGGTTAAAGAGATACGGAGTTGAAACCCGTTTTGTAAGGTATCCGAGAGAAAATCACGGTTTCAGAGAAAAACAGCACAGGGTTGATGTTCTTTACCGTATGCTGATGTGGTTTGATAAATACTTAAATAAGGGGCCGACATTAATAGACGGCCCCTTTTGTCGGGGCGGAGAGATTTGA
- a CDS encoding type II toxin-antitoxin system RelB/DinJ family antitoxin yields the protein MARTAVIQARIDPEIKKKAQNIFSELNITMSEAISLFLTQVTLNRGIPFDIRIPNRLTARTLSDSETGKELHQVSDVNELFKELDI from the coding sequence ATGGCAAGAACAGCAGTAATTCAGGCGCGCATTGACCCGGAAATAAAGAAAAAAGCACAAAATATTTTTTCAGAATTAAACATTACTATGTCCGAAGCAATTTCTTTATTTCTTACTCAGGTTACTTTAAACAGAGGTATCCCTTTTGATATACGTATTCCCAACAGATTAACTGCAAGGACCCTGAGTGATTCAGAAACAGGAAAAGAGCTGCATCAGGTTTCCGATGTGAATGAGTTGTTTAAGGAGCTGGATATTTGA
- a CDS encoding zf-HC2 domain-containing protein codes for MNDRCLKIEGLIERFFDGETTRKENREIQRHIKVCENCRKLVYQNQDITDFFTNLPELECPETVLDTINNFAQVERVPKRKKIIDLHTLFNWKSAVVGIAFSTAIIFLIVRPYSNQMPADRPYPVYKQKDIEKAKIEALWSLGFIGNKMRKSEIKAVKEVFYKSLPETIKKSLEQSVPILFGGKK; via the coding sequence ATGAATGACAGATGCCTTAAAATAGAAGGGCTCATTGAGCGTTTTTTTGACGGAGAAACCACAAGAAAAGAAAATCGTGAAATTCAGAGGCATATTAAGGTTTGTGAGAACTGCAGAAAACTTGTTTATCAAAATCAGGATATAACTGATTTCTTTACAAATCTTCCCGAATTAGAATGCCCTGAAACGGTTTTGGATACAATAAATAATTTCGCTCAAGTTGAAAGAGTTCCAAAAAGAAAAAAAATAATTGATCTGCATACTTTGTTCAACTGGAAAAGTGCAGTAGTGGGAATCGCTTTTTCAACAGCCATTATTTTTCTTATTGTCAGGCCTTATTCAAATCAGATGCCTGCAGACAGGCCATATCCTGTGTATAAACAGAAAGATATTGAGAAGGCTAAAATAGAAGCGTTGTGGAGTTTAGGATTTATAGGAAATAAAATGAGAAAAAGCGAAATAAAAGCTGTGAAGGAAGTTTTTTATAAGAGTCTCCCTGAAACGATAAAAAAGAGTTTAGAACAATCTGTTCCAATACTCTTCGGAGGTAAAAAATGA
- a CDS encoding metallophosphoesterase, whose amino-acid sequence MKIGIISDSHDNLPALKKAVSLFNDIEADLVIHAGDFISPFVSLPLNELEMDFIGVFGNNDGDKLNLQKALKNRIFRSPHIIEVEGKRIAIMHEPDYLESLEKSGDFSAIIYGHTHEVDIRGDRTLIINPGECGGWINGERTIALWDTITNDVNILRV is encoded by the coding sequence ATGAAGATAGGTATAATTTCGGACAGTCATGATAATCTCCCTGCATTAAAAAAGGCTGTAAGCCTTTTTAATGACATAGAAGCTGATCTTGTAATACATGCAGGAGATTTCATCTCTCCCTTTGTTTCATTGCCTCTTAACGAGCTCGAAATGGATTTTATCGGTGTATTCGGGAACAATGACGGAGATAAATTAAATCTTCAGAAAGCATTAAAAAACAGGATTTTTCGTTCACCTCATATTATTGAGGTTGAAGGAAAAAGAATTGCGATCATGCATGAGCCGGATTATCTTGAAAGCCTTGAAAAAAGCGGTGATTTCAGCGCTATCATTTACGGACATACTCATGAAGTAGATATAAGAGGAGATAGAACGCTGATAATTAATCCCGGTGAGTGCGGAGGCTGGATTAATGGAGAGAGAACTATTGCATTGTGGGATACAATAACAAATGATGTAAATATTTTACGAGTTTAA
- a CDS encoding type II toxin-antitoxin system YafQ family toxin, which produces MVYTTQFKKDFKRMKKQNRDLDKLRYIIEELVSGRKLDRQFRDHQLSGMWNGHRDCHIETDWILIYRISSGTLYLERTGSHSDLFK; this is translated from the coding sequence ATTGTCTATACTACTCAGTTCAAAAAAGATTTTAAGAGAATGAAGAAGCAGAATAGGGATCTTGATAAATTAAGATATATTATTGAGGAACTTGTCAGCGGCAGGAAGCTTGATCGGCAATTTCGTGATCATCAATTATCAGGTATGTGGAATGGGCACAGAGACTGCCACATAGAAACAGACTGGATTCTGATTTATCGAATATCTTCCGGAACTTTATACTTAGAGCGTACAGGATCACACTCAGACCTTTTTAAATAG
- a CDS encoding RNA polymerase sigma factor, which yields MKQRTYKNILKSHKNKVYSYAFYFLHNHQDAEDVTQEVFIKLWNNRESVESKRIVSWLMRVTHNYCIDLIRQKKDSRSQQKVLRTIDWEIMDKMEGTDKNPEYSYERRETKGILLSAIQTLPDNVKSMMLMHYFQGLKYNEISEMLDVNENTVKVTVHRGRKILREVLTERFPERARQYNE from the coding sequence ATGAAACAGAGAACATATAAAAATATCTTAAAGAGCCATAAGAACAAGGTTTACAGTTACGCCTTCTATTTTCTGCACAACCACCAGGATGCAGAAGACGTAACTCAGGAAGTATTTATAAAACTCTGGAATAACAGGGAAAGTGTTGAAAGTAAAAGAATAGTTTCGTGGCTGATGAGAGTGACCCATAATTACTGTATTGATTTAATAAGACAGAAAAAGGATTCGAGAAGCCAGCAGAAGGTACTTCGTACAATAGATTGGGAAATAATGGATAAAATGGAAGGAACAGATAAAAATCCGGAATATTCATACGAGAGACGTGAGACAAAGGGCATACTTTTATCTGCAATTCAAACATTGCCTGACAATGTCAAGAGCATGATGCTTATGCACTACTTCCAGGGTTTGAAGTATAATGAGATATCCGAAATGCTGGATGTTAATGAAAACACAGTAAAAGTGACTGTGCACAGGGGGAGAAAAATATTAAGGGAAGTATTAACAGAAAGATTTCCCGAAAGAGCGAGGCAGTACAATGAATGA
- a CDS encoding 6-bladed beta-propeller — protein sequence MFYFSRSKKNQFVLNVVILLLFICLPLLNCNSGGDDKAKNKNQTSAFIHNKKDGLWKNKKKLNFEEILSIGDEQGDDKHALYMPVAIQTDEDGNIYICDRGDHAVKVYDKQGRFLYNIGHKGMGQGELINPYLMALAGNKRLIVVDRQRNVNSFSLSGKFLNSFKVKKGRPYSLFCDAGKIYMTFAILPFLPTEDQYKKMVFVYNFKGEVVNSFGKPHPMGEAPSGKQFSSGFICGNKKNLVLACESLYKMEIYSTEGHLESVIDCEADFFPQPELVSLSVPVKMIATRSESKAVNLFPDGRILLTILDRGILYKEEYKKRVQPGSVPEGLKIHYSLFDDYGHLLQNFDDDMEKHGVIIYIDSEGLVYTISSPYQVPVVRKYRISFIPVS from the coding sequence ATGTTTTATTTCAGCAGGAGTAAAAAAAATCAGTTTGTCCTAAATGTTGTTATTCTTTTACTGTTTATCTGTCTTCCGCTGCTGAATTGTAATTCCGGCGGTGATGACAAGGCAAAAAATAAAAATCAGACATCTGCGTTTATTCACAATAAAAAAGACGGGTTGTGGAAAAATAAAAAGAAATTAAACTTTGAAGAAATATTGTCAATCGGGGACGAACAGGGAGATGATAAGCATGCTTTATACATGCCGGTTGCTATTCAGACGGATGAGGATGGCAATATTTACATTTGTGACCGCGGCGATCATGCAGTTAAAGTTTATGATAAGCAGGGTAGGTTTCTTTATAATATTGGTCATAAGGGAATGGGGCAGGGTGAGCTGATTAACCCTTATTTGATGGCATTGGCAGGAAACAAGCGTTTGATTGTTGTTGACAGGCAGAGAAATGTTAATTCTTTCAGCTTGTCCGGTAAATTTTTAAACAGTTTCAAGGTAAAAAAAGGCAGGCCGTACAGCCTGTTTTGTGATGCAGGTAAAATATACATGACATTTGCAATTCTACCTTTTCTTCCCACTGAGGATCAATACAAGAAAATGGTATTTGTGTATAATTTTAAAGGTGAAGTTGTCAATTCGTTTGGAAAGCCCCATCCAATGGGTGAAGCACCGTCCGGAAAACAATTTTCATCGGGTTTCATTTGCGGAAATAAAAAGAATCTGGTGCTTGCATGTGAGAGCCTTTATAAGATGGAAATATATAGTACTGAAGGACATCTTGAATCTGTTATTGATTGTGAGGCGGATTTTTTCCCGCAGCCGGAATTGGTTTCATTGTCCGTACCTGTAAAAATGATTGCCACCAGATCTGAAAGTAAAGCAGTTAACTTATTTCCTGACGGCAGGATTTTATTGACAATTCTTGACAGGGGAATTTTATACAAAGAGGAATACAAAAAGAGAGTTCAACCGGGTTCTGTTCCCGAGGGTTTGAAAATACATTACAGTCTGTTTGATGACTATGGACATTTACTGCAGAATTTTGATGATGATATGGAAAAGCATGGTGTCATTATTTACATAGATTCCGAGGGTCTTGTCTATACAATAAGCAGTCCTTATCAAGTACCTGTGGTCAGAAAATACCGAATATCTTTTATTCCTGTTTCGTAA
- a CDS encoding glycosyltransferase family 2 protein → MEVGIVIPAYNAESNIKNVLLKIFKYVKPDNIFVIDDGSADRTSEIADELNVKCIRHNTNLGKGEALKTGFSAAGKTGVDAVITIDSDGQHDPDKIPEFIRIMEHNNSDIVLGTRSFGLSNMPIDRILSNRLSSLVVSLVCGKWIPDSQCGYRMIRLKSLDALSLTSSNFELESELLIKAARQKRNITFCPVPVIYNGTGSKINRLKDTKRFCKMIIGIIGKR, encoded by the coding sequence ATGGAAGTTGGAATTGTTATTCCGGCATATAATGCCGAGTCAAATATAAAGAACGTTCTTTTAAAAATTTTTAAGTACGTAAAGCCGGATAATATTTTTGTAATAGATGACGGATCTGCAGACAGAACATCGGAAATTGCTGATGAATTAAATGTAAAATGTATTCGTCACAATACAAATCTCGGTAAAGGAGAAGCTCTTAAAACCGGTTTCAGTGCGGCAGGGAAAACAGGGGTGGATGCGGTTATCACTATTGACAGTGACGGGCAGCATGACCCTGATAAAATTCCAGAATTTATCAGGATTATGGAGCATAACAATTCGGATATTGTTTTGGGAACAAGATCATTCGGATTATCAAATATGCCGATTGATCGGATTTTGTCAAACAGGCTAAGCTCTCTTGTCGTATCTCTTGTCTGCGGAAAATGGATTCCTGACAGCCAGTGCGGATACAGAATGATCAGGCTGAAAAGCCTTGATGCTCTTTCTCTTACAAGCAGTAATTTTGAACTTGAGAGTGAACTTCTGATTAAAGCTGCACGGCAGAAGAGGAATATTACTTTTTGTCCTGTTCCTGTAATTTATAACGGGACAGGCAGTAAAATTAACAGATTAAAAGATACTAAGCGTTTTTGTAAAATGATTATTGGAATTATCGGAAAAAGATGA